A single Hyperolius riggenbachi isolate aHypRig1 chromosome 12, aHypRig1.pri, whole genome shotgun sequence DNA region contains:
- the GPRC5C gene encoding G-protein coupled receptor family C group 5 member C, with protein sequence MAVLTNLSPSWTFLASIFLLASFPHWTTAQTTPPAGCGTGLLWMYYNLCDLQAAWGIVLQAITSAGIVSTFILTIVLIASSPFIQDQRKKSMLGTQVFFLIGTFGLFCLVFDMVVQKYFSTCASRRFLFGVLFGMCFSALWVHAINLNYLVRNNVGPSGWRMFGMVLGLSLVEVIINTEWLIITIVRTTSSLGPCDIANQDFVMALIYVMFLIVAGFVTAWPALCGKYGHWKKHSIFIIITLFLSMCIWIVWIIMYVYGNAQAGNPTYWDDPTLAIALVSNAWAFIFFYIIPEISQLTKPSLEQSFEEDLYPSRGVGYETILKEQGSQSMYVENKAFSMDEPQAAKKPVSPYSGYNGQMRSSVYQPTEMAIMNKNPTDRPYEIIIPRATANSHPAISGNSTLRAEDAFAAQNRQTANGQANSPYSQW encoded by the exons ATGGCCGTCTTGACCAACCTCTCCCCGTCTTGGACTTTCTTGGCTTCCATcttcctcctggccagcttcccACATTGGACCACAGCTCAGACTACTCCTCCGGCTGGATGTGGAACTGGACTGCTCTGGATGTATTATAATTTATGTGACTTGCAGGCCGCATGGGGCATTGTTCTACAAGCGATTACCAGTGCAGGCATTGTTTCCACGTTTATCCTCACCATTGTCCTAATCGCCAGCTCCCCTTTCATTCAGGACCAAAGAAAGAAGAGCATGCTGGGAACACAAGTGTTCTTCCTTATTGGCACCTTTGGACTCTTCTGCTTGGTCTTCGACATGGTGGTGCAGAAGTATTTCTCCACCTGCGCATCCAGGAGGTTCCTGTTTGGTGTCCTCTTTGGCATGTGCTTCTCTGCCCTATGGGTACATGCAATAAATCTCAACTACCTTGTCAGAAATAATGTCGGGCCAAGTGGCTGGCGAATGTTTGGGATGGTCTTGGGTCTCTCTCTTGTAGAAGTTATCATTAATACTGAATGGCTTATTATCACCATCGTACGGACAACGAGCAGTTTAGGACCATGTGACATTGCCAATCAAGACTTTGTCATGGCGCTGATCTACGTCATGTTCCTCATAGTGGCTGGCTTTGTGACCGCCTGGCCAGCACTGTGTGGGAAATACGGTCACTGGAAAAAGCACTCCATTTTTATCATCATCACGCTGTTCCTCTCCATGTGCATTTGGATCGTCTGGATCATTATGTACGTCTATGGAAATGCACAGGCTGGAAATCCCACTTATTGGGATGACCCAACGTTAGCCATTGCCCTTGTATCCAACGCTTGGGCCTTTATTTTCTTCTACATTATCCCTGAGATCTCTCAGCTAACCAAACCAAGTCTGGAGCAGTCGTTTGAAGAAGATCTCTACCCTTCGAGAGGAGTGGGTTATGAAACTATCCTCAAGGAACAAGGTTCTCAGAGCATGTATGTGGAGAACAAAGCCTTCTCTATGGACGAGCCACAGGCTG CCAAAAAGCCGGTGTCGCCCTACAGCGGGTATAATGGACAGATGAGGAGCAGCGTGTATCAGCCTACAGAGATGGCCATTATGAATAAGAACCCG ACAGATCGTCCTTATGAGATCATAATTCCCAGAGCTACCGCCAATTCCCACCCAGCCATCAGTGGGAACTCAACATTGCGAGCAGAAGACGCGTTTGCTGCCCAGAACCGACAGACCGCCAACGGACAG GCAAACTCTCCGTACAGCCAATGGTGA